In Pseudomonas hamedanensis, a single window of DNA contains:
- a CDS encoding glycoside hydrolase family 15 protein, producing the protein MADHHPERQSAIDAHGIIGDMRSAALVNDRGSVDFFCWPEFDSPSIFCSLLDTPEAGIFQLAPDLPGARREQIYLPDTNVLQTRWLSEQAVVEITDLLPIGDHDDALPLLMRRVRVVSGSATFHLRCAVRHDYGRADTQAQWHDKDVTFSAAGQPSLRLASDQRLTLDANAAVAQFTLKQNETAAFMLGASDDPRFAAGAAELCIQRTLLFWRGWIGQSNYRGRWREMVNRSALALKLLTSRKHGAILAAATFGLPETPGGERNWDYRYTWIRDASFTVYAFMRLGFVDEANHYMQWLRGRVSDCCGKPMKLNILYAIDGRQELPESELTHLSGHGGATPVRIGNGAFEQIQLDIFGELMDAVYLVNKYGDAISHEGWKHVCEVVDQVCETWQTEDVGIWEMRGEQHHFLHSRLMCWVALDRAIRLASKRSLPAPFARWDQTRQAIYADIWDNFWNEERGHFVQYKGGTALDGSMLLMPLVRFVSAKDPRWLSTLAAIERNLVRDGMVYRYRNDDGNIDGLSGTEGAFAACSFWYVECLARAGQVEKAHLEFEQLLRYANPLGLYAEEFDSHGRHLGNTPQALTHLALISAASFLDRKLSGEKSSWQP; encoded by the coding sequence ATGGCTGATCATCATCCGGAACGCCAAAGCGCCATCGATGCCCACGGCATCATTGGCGACATGCGCAGTGCGGCGCTGGTCAACGACAGGGGCAGTGTGGATTTTTTCTGCTGGCCGGAGTTCGATAGCCCGTCGATTTTCTGTTCGTTGCTGGACACGCCTGAAGCAGGGATTTTCCAGCTCGCACCGGACTTGCCCGGCGCCCGGCGCGAGCAGATTTATCTGCCCGACACCAACGTCTTGCAGACTCGCTGGTTGAGTGAACAAGCGGTGGTCGAGATCACTGATCTGTTGCCCATCGGTGACCATGACGATGCCCTGCCGTTGCTGATGCGCCGTGTGCGTGTGGTCAGCGGCTCGGCGACGTTCCACCTGCGCTGCGCGGTGCGCCATGATTACGGCCGCGCCGATACTCAGGCGCAGTGGCACGATAAGGACGTGACGTTCAGCGCCGCCGGCCAGCCGTCACTGCGCCTGGCCTCGGATCAGCGGTTAACGCTAGACGCCAACGCGGCGGTGGCGCAGTTCACCCTCAAGCAAAACGAAACCGCCGCGTTCATGCTCGGCGCCAGCGACGACCCGCGCTTCGCCGCAGGGGCCGCTGAATTGTGCATACAGCGCACCTTGCTGTTCTGGCGCGGCTGGATCGGCCAGTCCAACTACCGCGGACGCTGGCGAGAAATGGTCAACCGCTCGGCCCTGGCCCTGAAACTGCTGACCTCGCGCAAGCACGGCGCGATCCTCGCCGCCGCCACCTTCGGTCTGCCGGAAACCCCCGGCGGCGAACGCAACTGGGATTACCGCTACACGTGGATCCGCGATGCGTCGTTCACGGTGTATGCGTTCATGCGTTTGGGTTTTGTCGATGAAGCCAACCACTACATGCAATGGCTGCGTGGACGGGTCAGCGATTGCTGCGGCAAACCGATGAAGTTGAACATTCTCTACGCCATCGACGGCCGCCAGGAGCTGCCGGAGAGCGAACTGACGCACCTGTCCGGCCACGGCGGCGCAACACCGGTGCGCATCGGCAACGGCGCCTTTGAGCAAATCCAGCTGGACATTTTTGGCGAGCTGATGGACGCGGTTTATCTGGTCAACAAATACGGCGACGCGATTTCCCATGAAGGCTGGAAGCACGTCTGCGAAGTGGTCGATCAGGTCTGTGAAACCTGGCAGACCGAGGATGTCGGCATCTGGGAAATGCGCGGCGAGCAGCATCACTTTCTGCACTCACGCTTGATGTGCTGGGTGGCCCTGGACCGCGCCATCCGTCTGGCCTCGAAACGCTCGCTGCCGGCACCGTTCGCCCGTTGGGATCAGACCCGGCAAGCGATTTATGCCGACATCTGGGACAACTTCTGGAATGAGGAACGCGGACATTTCGTCCAGTACAAGGGTGGCACCGCGCTGGATGGCTCGATGCTGTTGATGCCGCTGGTACGTTTCGTCAGTGCCAAGGACCCGCGCTGGCTGTCGACGCTCGCAGCGATCGAAAGAAATCTGGTGCGCGACGGCATGGTTTATCGCTACCGCAACGACGACGGCAATATCGATGGCCTCAGCGGTACCGAAGGCGCATTCGCCGCATGCTCGTTCTGGTACGTCGAATGCCTGGCCCGCGCCGGACAAGTGGAAAAAGCGCATTTGGAGTTTGAACAGTTGCTCAGGTATGCCAATCCGCTGGGGCTGTATGCCGAAGAGTTCGACAGCCATGGGCGGCACTTGGGCAACACGCCGCAAGCGCTGACGCATCTGGCGTTGATCAGTGCGGCGAGTTTTCTGGATCGCAAGTTGAGTGGGGAAAAGAGTTCCTGGCAGCCGTAA
- a CDS encoding GlxA family transcriptional regulator has product MPKAIHVLAFANMQILDVTGPLQVFASANDLARQRGLPTPYAPSVIASEGGAVMSSAGLAVLAEPLPTAPSDTLIIAGGWGIYPAAEDAPLVHWVREHAAGCRRVASVCTGAFLLAASGWLDGRRVVTHWTRCEQLAQQHPRLRVEANPIFINDGPVWTSAGVTAGIDLALAMVEEDLGRDIALDVARHLVVFLKRPGGQSQFSVTLSLQHQGNRFDELHAWIAENLMCDLGIPTLAEQAGMSERSFIRHYRADTGQTPARAIELIRVETARRLLSDTGLPVKRIAANCGFGSEETLRRSFLRAIGVTPQAYRERFSVSAADHAAS; this is encoded by the coding sequence ATGCCCAAAGCCATTCACGTTCTCGCGTTCGCCAACATGCAGATCCTCGATGTCACCGGGCCATTGCAAGTGTTCGCTTCGGCCAACGATCTTGCCCGTCAGCGCGGCTTGCCGACGCCTTATGCGCCAAGCGTGATTGCCAGCGAGGGCGGGGCGGTGATGTCGTCGGCGGGTCTGGCGGTGCTGGCTGAACCGTTGCCGACGGCGCCCAGCGACACGTTGATCATCGCCGGTGGCTGGGGTATTTATCCGGCGGCTGAAGATGCGCCATTGGTACATTGGGTGCGCGAACATGCCGCTGGCTGCCGCCGCGTGGCCTCGGTATGCACCGGCGCTTTTCTGCTGGCGGCCAGTGGCTGGCTCGACGGCCGCCGCGTGGTAACGCACTGGACGCGTTGCGAACAACTGGCGCAGCAACATCCCAGGCTGCGCGTCGAAGCCAATCCGATTTTCATCAATGACGGCCCGGTGTGGACCTCGGCCGGGGTCACGGCCGGCATTGATCTGGCGCTGGCGATGGTCGAAGAGGACCTCGGTCGCGACATCGCTCTGGACGTCGCCCGGCACTTGGTGGTGTTCCTCAAACGACCCGGTGGGCAGTCACAGTTCAGCGTCACGCTGTCACTGCAACATCAGGGCAACCGTTTCGATGAACTGCACGCCTGGATCGCCGAGAACCTTATGTGCGACCTCGGCATTCCCACGCTGGCCGAACAGGCCGGCATGAGCGAACGCAGCTTCATCCGCCACTACCGCGCCGACACCGGCCAGACCCCGGCGCGCGCGATCGAGTTGATTCGCGTGGAAACCGCAAGACGCTTGCTAAGCGACACCGGGCTGCCGGTCAAACGCATCGCAGCCAATTGCGGGTTTGGCAGTGAAGAAACACTGCGGCGCAGTTTTCTCCGTGCTATTGGCGTCACGCCACAGGCCTATCGCGAGCGGTTTTCAGTCAGCGCTGCGGATCACGCAGCATCTTGA
- a CDS encoding BRCT domain-containing protein — protein sequence MVDLHQEFQNSRFFHEARIDRRSADALAGIAVGLAADGKINQQEAEFLKNWIETHLIHLEDPVVNILYRRLASMLNDGVLDADESVELLGLLHQFTGLPVGAATMSYAPTSLPFDTPAPELSLPNRVFLFTGVMSYGPRKECESLIVERGGLIGSSVSKKVHYLVVGNIGNEQWLHSSYGLKIKKAVELRENGIPIAIIGEDHWSKVLFG from the coding sequence ATGGTCGACTTACATCAGGAATTTCAAAACAGCCGCTTCTTCCACGAAGCGCGGATTGACAGGCGTTCAGCAGACGCACTCGCAGGTATCGCAGTCGGGCTTGCGGCGGACGGCAAAATTAATCAGCAAGAAGCCGAGTTCCTCAAGAATTGGATTGAAACGCACTTGATCCATCTGGAAGATCCGGTGGTAAACATTCTCTATAGACGTCTGGCCAGCATGCTTAACGATGGGGTACTGGATGCCGACGAGTCTGTGGAACTGTTGGGACTGCTCCATCAATTCACTGGTTTGCCCGTCGGCGCCGCAACAATGTCATATGCGCCGACGAGCCTTCCTTTCGATACTCCCGCCCCAGAACTAAGTTTGCCTAATCGAGTGTTCTTGTTCACCGGCGTAATGTCGTATGGACCACGCAAGGAATGTGAATCCTTGATTGTCGAGCGAGGTGGACTGATCGGTAGTTCCGTCAGTAAGAAGGTTCACTATCTCGTCGTCGGCAACATCGGCAACGAACAATGGCTCCACAGTAGCTACGGCCTCAAGATTAAAAAAGCCGTTGAGCTGAGAGAAAACGGTATACCGATCGCTATTATTGGCGAAGATCACTGGTCGAAAGTGTTGTTCGGATAA